From one Phocaeicola salanitronis DSM 18170 genomic stretch:
- a CDS encoding exodeoxyribonuclease X C-terminal domain-containing protein, whose translation MSRNLTLYQVSPRLAEKVFGSIDEFNRGRTNANGCYAISMATAYRPYYGFWRIFPNVQAPLFIRTLAVTFDTASERAFALLQNCNIRLEAFDNQIFESYYGSSDDMIPFGKYRGKRMSEIYYIDPSYVLWLANKFQPEQKRYEPLAEKAKLFARVHFELTVQKRHISSVSRNVGQVGETLRELFLTVLGVRFQVDTYKPDFYVDQSVLAADRDGNRFVFTIKAGGRSLSPNALSCHSLKITPHGMLHLSSARVMSHYESHGVRYTRLGYVKIAR comes from the coding sequence ATGAGCCGCAACCTCACTTTGTATCAAGTTTCGCCTCGTTTGGCTGAAAAAGTATTCGGAAGCATTGATGAGTTCAATCGGGGGCGCACCAACGCCAATGGGTGTTATGCCATTAGTATGGCTACGGCATACCGCCCTTACTATGGCTTTTGGCGCATTTTCCCCAACGTGCAGGCTCCTTTGTTCATCCGTACGCTTGCCGTGACTTTTGATACGGCTTCTGAACGTGCTTTTGCCCTGCTTCAGAATTGCAATATCCGATTGGAAGCATTTGACAACCAGATTTTTGAATCTTATTATGGCTCGTCGGACGATATGATTCCTTTCGGGAAATACAGGGGAAAGCGCATGTCTGAAATTTACTACATCGACCCTTCGTATGTATTGTGGTTAGCCAATAAGTTCCAGCCGGAACAAAAGCGCTACGAGCCTTTGGCTGAGAAAGCCAAACTCTTTGCACGGGTACATTTCGAACTTACGGTCCAGAAACGCCATATATCATCGGTCAGCCGCAATGTCGGGCAAGTGGGAGAGACTTTAAGAGAGCTTTTCCTTACCGTTCTCGGCGTGCGCTTTCAGGTGGACACGTACAAACCCGATTTTTATGTCGACCAATCGGTCTTAGCCGCCGACCGCGATGGGAATCGTTTTGTCTTCACCATAAAAGCCGGAGGCAGAAGCCTTTCTCCCAATGCCCTGAGTTGCCATAGCCTTAAAATCACTCCGCACGGAATGCTCCATCTCTCGTCCGCCCGTGTCATGTCCCACTATGAAAGCCATGGCGTCCGTTATACCCGGTTAGGTTATGTCAAGATTGCGCGTTAA
- the gcvP gene encoding aminomethyl-transferring glycine dehydrogenase, whose translation MKTNVFANRHIGITDSDLPQMLGKIGVKTIDELIDKVIPKGIRLKHPLDLPSAMTEREFAGHIAQLASHNKIYKSYIGTGWYDSITPAVIQRNVFENPVWYTSYTPYQTEISQGRLEALINFQTAVSDLTAMPLANCSLLDEATAAAEAATMMHALRSRAQQKAGANTLFVDSEVFPQVLSVIRTRAIPQGIEVRTGSYKELEFTPDIFGCIVQYPNNSGNIEDYRNFTLRAHEASCKVAVDADILSLALLVPPGEWGADIVFGSTQRLGIPMFYGGPSAAYFATRDEYKRNMPGRIIGLSKDKYGHLCYRMALQTREQHIKREKATSNICTAQALLATMSGFYAVWHGAEGIREIAARIHSIASWLDKQAVKLGYAERNEDFFDTLRLQLPAHVSQEKLQTIALSKEVNLRYFENGDVGISVDEATTAADANHLLTILGIAAEESVHEVDNIPECSSLKKEMCRQSAFLTHEVFCRYHTETEMMRYIKRLERKDISLAHSMISLGSCTMKLNAAAEMLPLSNAAWMNIHPLVPEDQAQGYHELIDNLSKQLLAITGFDGITFQPNSGAAGEYTGLRIIRSYLESIGQGHRNLILIPASAHGTNPASAVQAGYETLTCACDEQGNVDINDLRAKAEANQDRLAALMITYPSTHGIFENDIVEICQIIHQCGAQVYMDGANMNAQVGLTNPSTIGADLCHLNLHKTFASPHGGGGPGVGPVCVSKHLIPFLPGHALFGNETNEVSAAPFGSAGILPITYGYICMMGTEGLERATKAAILNANYLAASLNDTYGTVYRGINGYVGHEMILECRKIHEESGITENDIAKRLMDYGYHAPTLSFPVHGTLMIEPTESESLAELNNFIDCMLSIWNEIEEIKNGEASKEDNVLVNAPHPEYEAVSDNWQHAYTRTKAVYPIESVRENKFWINVARVDNTLGDRKLLPTRYGKFE comes from the coding sequence ATGAAAACAAATGTTTTTGCCAACCGTCATATTGGCATTACAGATTCAGACCTGCCCCAAATGTTGGGGAAAATAGGTGTTAAAACAATAGATGAACTGATAGATAAGGTCATCCCAAAAGGAATTCGCTTGAAACATCCCTTGGATTTGCCTTCCGCTATGACCGAACGCGAATTTGCCGGACACATTGCACAGCTTGCATCTCATAATAAAATTTACAAGTCTTACATTGGTACAGGCTGGTACGATAGCATTACGCCCGCTGTTATCCAACGGAATGTTTTCGAAAATCCGGTATGGTACACATCATACACTCCCTATCAGACCGAAATTTCGCAAGGACGTCTGGAAGCGCTCATTAATTTCCAGACCGCTGTAAGCGACCTGACCGCAATGCCCCTCGCCAATTGTTCTTTACTGGATGAAGCCACTGCAGCCGCCGAAGCTGCAACCATGATGCATGCATTGCGAAGCCGTGCTCAACAAAAGGCAGGAGCTAATACCCTCTTTGTCGATAGTGAGGTATTCCCGCAAGTGCTTTCGGTAATCCGTACCCGTGCCATACCTCAGGGCATCGAAGTGAGAACAGGAAGCTATAAGGAACTGGAATTTACGCCCGATATCTTTGGGTGTATCGTGCAGTATCCTAATAATAGCGGGAATATTGAAGATTACCGCAACTTTACCCTCCGCGCCCATGAAGCCTCATGCAAGGTAGCGGTTGATGCGGATATCCTGAGTCTTGCCTTGCTGGTGCCTCCCGGCGAGTGGGGAGCCGACATCGTATTCGGAAGCACCCAGCGTTTGGGTATCCCGATGTTTTATGGGGGACCTTCTGCCGCCTATTTCGCCACACGTGATGAATATAAGCGCAACATGCCCGGACGCATCATCGGACTCTCGAAAGACAAATACGGGCATTTGTGCTATCGGATGGCTCTCCAGACACGCGAACAACACATCAAGCGTGAGAAAGCGACTTCGAACATCTGCACTGCCCAAGCCTTGCTTGCTACTATGTCCGGATTCTATGCCGTATGGCACGGAGCGGAAGGTATCCGGGAAATAGCCGCGCGCATCCACAGCATAGCCAGCTGGTTGGATAAGCAAGCAGTCAAGTTGGGATATGCAGAACGGAACGAGGACTTTTTCGATACGCTTCGCCTGCAACTTCCCGCTCATGTGTCTCAAGAGAAATTGCAGACCATCGCGTTAAGCAAGGAGGTCAACTTGCGTTATTTCGAAAACGGTGATGTCGGCATCAGCGTGGATGAAGCCACTACAGCCGCCGATGCCAACCACCTGCTAACGATACTCGGCATCGCTGCAGAAGAATCTGTACACGAAGTGGATAACATTCCTGAATGCTCTTCCTTAAAGAAAGAAATGTGCCGGCAATCTGCTTTCCTCACTCACGAGGTGTTCTGCCGCTATCACACCGAAACCGAAATGATGCGTTACATCAAGCGGCTGGAACGTAAGGACATTTCCCTTGCCCATTCCATGATTTCATTAGGTTCGTGTACCATGAAACTGAATGCAGCAGCCGAAATGCTTCCGCTTAGCAACGCTGCTTGGATGAATATCCATCCATTGGTGCCTGAAGACCAGGCGCAAGGATATCATGAACTGATTGATAACCTGTCGAAACAATTGCTTGCTATCACTGGATTTGACGGCATTACCTTCCAACCCAATTCGGGAGCAGCCGGCGAATATACCGGATTGCGCATTATCCGAAGCTATTTGGAAAGCATCGGGCAAGGGCACCGCAATCTGATTCTGATTCCCGCATCGGCACACGGAACCAATCCCGCATCGGCTGTACAAGCCGGATACGAAACCCTGACATGCGCTTGCGATGAACAAGGTAACGTAGACATTAACGATTTGCGCGCCAAAGCCGAAGCCAATCAAGACCGCCTTGCCGCCTTGATGATTACCTATCCTTCTACGCACGGCATCTTTGAAAACGATATTGTGGAAATCTGCCAGATTATTCATCAATGCGGCGCGCAGGTCTACATGGACGGCGCCAATATGAACGCACAGGTAGGGCTTACCAATCCGAGTACCATCGGGGCAGATTTGTGCCATCTGAATCTGCACAAGACTTTTGCCAGCCCCCATGGAGGCGGTGGTCCGGGAGTTGGCCCGGTATGCGTATCCAAGCATCTGATTCCTTTCTTACCGGGGCATGCACTCTTTGGCAATGAAACGAACGAAGTCTCTGCGGCTCCGTTTGGAAGTGCCGGCATATTGCCTATCACTTACGGATACATTTGCATGATGGGGACAGAAGGGCTGGAGCGTGCAACGAAAGCTGCCATCCTGAACGCCAATTACTTGGCTGCCTCTCTGAATGATACTTACGGAACGGTTTACCGGGGCATCAACGGATACGTCGGACATGAAATGATTCTGGAATGCCGGAAGATACACGAGGAAAGCGGCATCACCGAGAATGACATCGCCAAACGTCTGATGGATTATGGCTATCATGCGCCTACGCTTTCTTTCCCTGTTCACGGCACCTTAATGATTGAGCCGACCGAAAGCGAAAGCCTTGCCGAACTGAATAATTTTATAGACTGTATGCTCTCTATTTGGAACGAGATAGAGGAGATTAAGAATGGGGAAGCTTCGAAGGAAGACAATGTTCTCGTTAACGCTCCGCATCCCGAATATGAGGCCGTTTCCGATAATTGGCAACATGCCTACACCCGCACAAAAGCAGTTTATCCGATTGAAAGCGTACGCGAAAATAAATTTTGGATTAACGTTGCCCGTGTAGACAACACGTTAGGCGACCGGAAACTTCTTCCCACACGATACGGGAAATTCGAATAA
- the lipB gene encoding lipoyl(octanoyl) transferase LipB, with protein sequence MKASLQIEYWGTIPYREAWERQTALFNALIAARTGHAPYVNRLIFCEHPHVYTLGKHGKEMNMLLNQAQLKQIGAELFHIDRGGDITYHGPGQLVCYPILCLEDFHLGVKEYIALLENAVIRVCRSYGIEAGRVKGATGVWLASGTPEERKICAIGVRCSHFVTMHGLALNVNTDLHYFGYIHPCGFINKGVTSIAHETGHEVPMGEAIGKLEACLNEELLHS encoded by the coding sequence ATGAAAGCAAGCTTACAAATCGAATATTGGGGCACGATTCCTTACCGTGAAGCATGGGAAAGGCAGACGGCTTTGTTCAATGCACTGATAGCCGCACGGACCGGGCATGCCCCTTATGTGAACCGTCTAATCTTTTGCGAACATCCGCATGTATACACATTGGGAAAGCATGGAAAAGAAATGAATATGCTTTTGAACCAAGCTCAACTGAAGCAGATTGGGGCAGAACTGTTTCATATCGACCGGGGTGGAGACATTACCTATCACGGGCCGGGGCAGTTGGTGTGCTACCCTATTCTATGCTTGGAAGACTTTCATTTGGGGGTGAAGGAATACATAGCCTTATTGGAAAATGCCGTTATCCGAGTATGCCGTTCGTATGGCATCGAAGCCGGAAGGGTAAAAGGAGCAACGGGAGTATGGCTTGCATCCGGCACACCCGAGGAACGGAAAATATGTGCCATCGGGGTGCGGTGCAGCCACTTCGTAACAATGCATGGGCTGGCTCTGAATGTGAATACCGATTTACACTATTTCGGTTATATTCATCCGTGCGGCTTTATCAATAAAGGTGTAACATCGATAGCGCACGAAACAGGGCACGAAGTTCCGATGGGAGAAGCCATAGGGAAGCTGGAAGCATGTTTAAATGAAGAATTGCTGCATTCATAA
- the rsmG gene encoding 16S rRNA (guanine(527)-N(7))-methyltransferase RsmG has product MDMADIIQNYFPDLTDTQKEQFAALWDLYTYWNSKINVISRKDIGNLYEHHILHSLGIAKVIHFRPGTEVMDLGTGGGFPGIPLAILFPEVSFHLVDSIGKKVKVATEVANAIELKNVTARHCRAEEEKRMFDFVVSRAVMPLPDLIKIVRKNIKKEESNALPNGLICLKGGELQHEIQSVRHQVMVTNLKDFFKEEYFETKKVIYVCIN; this is encoded by the coding sequence ATGGATATGGCGGACATAATTCAGAATTATTTTCCAGACTTGACCGATACACAAAAGGAGCAATTCGCTGCCCTTTGGGATTTGTACACCTATTGGAATAGCAAAATCAACGTAATCTCCCGAAAAGATATCGGAAACTTATACGAACATCATATATTGCATTCGTTAGGCATTGCAAAAGTCATTCATTTCCGTCCCGGAACCGAAGTCATGGATTTAGGAACAGGAGGCGGATTTCCGGGCATCCCTCTTGCCATTCTCTTCCCGGAAGTGTCTTTCCATCTGGTAGACAGCATCGGAAAGAAAGTGAAAGTGGCTACGGAAGTGGCAAATGCCATAGAATTGAAAAACGTAACGGCGCGTCATTGCAGGGCTGAAGAAGAAAAACGCATGTTCGATTTCGTTGTAAGCCGTGCCGTGATGCCTCTTCCTGACTTAATAAAAATCGTACGGAAGAACATTAAAAAAGAAGAAAGCAATGCCCTTCCCAACGGACTGATTTGCTTAAAAGGAGGCGAATTGCAACATGAAATACAATCAGTGAGGCACCAGGTCATGGTGACTAATCTGAAAGACTTCTTTAAGGAAGAATATTTCGAGACCAAAAAGGTAATTTATGTTTGTATAAATTAA
- a CDS encoding nucleotidyltransferase domain-containing protein translates to MITEKDAIDLIMLAEELEINVFIDGGWGVDALLGEQTREHQDIDLFVEERQAVRFIHALHQQGFKERTETYSTPQHIVFTDADGRTVDLHLFTYTSERKIVFEGAIYPADTFNGEGCIGRKKVSCIPPQVQVAFHTGYVFDENDIKDVLALCYHFHIPIPEEYKPYAK, encoded by the coding sequence ATGATTACCGAAAAAGATGCTATTGATTTAATCATGCTTGCCGAAGAATTGGAGATAAATGTTTTCATTGACGGCGGCTGGGGTGTAGATGCATTGTTAGGCGAACAAACGAGAGAACATCAAGACATTGACTTGTTTGTGGAAGAAAGGCAGGCTGTGCGTTTCATTCATGCTTTACATCAACAGGGATTCAAGGAACGGACAGAAACATATTCCACTCCGCAGCACATCGTTTTCACAGATGCGGATGGGCGGACGGTGGATTTGCATTTGTTTACATATACTTCGGAAAGGAAGATTGTTTTTGAAGGAGCAATTTATCCGGCAGACACGTTCAATGGAGAAGGTTGTATCGGCAGAAAAAAAGTGTCGTGTATTCCTCCCCAGGTACAGGTCGCTTTCCACACAGGATATGTTTTTGATGAAAACGATATTAAAGATGTGCTTGCCTTGTGTTATCATTTCCATATTCCTATCCCTGAAGAATACAAGCCTTATGCTAAGTAA
- a CDS encoding GrpB family protein, whose amino-acid sequence MTSKDYLEKVTIGNLAELSGKIILHEYDPQWKLLFQHEKARIENALCGKEIIVEHVGSTSVPGLCAKPIIDILLLVPNSADETYYVRLLQDAGYVLRIREPEWFEHRMFKGKSPEVNLHVFSIGCKEADRMIDFRDWLIAHEDDSRLYANTKKHLATKDWKYVQEYADAKSEVVKEIFRHIFAR is encoded by the coding sequence ATGACATCAAAAGATTATCTTGAAAAGGTAACTATCGGGAATCTTGCCGAATTGTCGGGGAAAATCATCTTGCATGAATATGACCCTCAGTGGAAACTTCTGTTTCAACATGAAAAGGCTCGGATAGAGAATGCCTTGTGCGGAAAAGAGATTATTGTCGAACATGTCGGCTCCACCTCAGTTCCTGGATTATGCGCGAAACCGATTATCGACATTCTTCTTTTGGTACCAAATTCGGCAGATGAAACCTACTACGTGAGGTTATTGCAAGACGCAGGATATGTTCTTAGAATCCGTGAACCAGAATGGTTTGAACATCGGATGTTCAAAGGCAAATCGCCGGAAGTGAATTTGCATGTCTTTTCAATCGGATGCAAGGAAGCAGACAGAATGATAGACTTCCGTGATTGGCTGATAGCGCATGAAGATGACAGCCGTCTGTATGCAAACACGAAAAAGCACTTGGCCACCAAAGATTGGAAATATGTACAAGAGTATGCCGATGCGAAGTCAGAAGTAGTGAAAGAAATATTCCGGCATATTTTTGCCCGGTAG
- a CDS encoding DUF3298 and DUF4163 domain-containing protein, which yields MERRKLVLLSMMLCATGCMVLPGCQPQKKADMPPQVCTVSTDTIVYLQEGENVPSCKISLDISYLQPISETDSISPKINTTVIKHFFGPQYETARPDEVLQALTENYIENYKSDVKSLFEADLHNGMKPDDVPAWYNYEYQLNTEMKEGRKGIWNYTLTDFRYTGGAHPNTEITCLNVSQETGKILSEEDVFNVKDTANICKLIMNELIKEVNKRTGIDTITSLDGLQSMGILLDTYLYIPANFILGKEGVTFYYNRYEIAPYSAGDFRLTVNYDDIQSYLKQ from the coding sequence ATGGAAAGGAGAAAATTAGTATTGCTATCGATGATGCTCTGTGCCACCGGATGTATGGTGTTGCCAGGTTGCCAACCCCAAAAGAAAGCGGACATGCCTCCACAGGTATGTACTGTAAGCACCGATACCATCGTTTATCTGCAAGAGGGTGAAAATGTTCCGTCTTGCAAAATCAGTTTAGATATCTCTTATCTCCAGCCCATATCGGAGACTGATTCAATTTCACCGAAAATCAATACTACGGTAATAAAGCATTTTTTCGGACCCCAATACGAAACAGCCCGACCTGATGAGGTCTTGCAGGCTTTAACTGAAAACTACATTGAAAATTACAAGTCTGATGTGAAAAGCTTGTTCGAGGCAGATCTTCACAACGGAATGAAGCCGGATGATGTGCCGGCATGGTATAATTACGAATACCAGCTGAATACAGAAATGAAAGAAGGAAGAAAGGGCATTTGGAATTATACCCTGACTGATTTCCGGTACACGGGAGGCGCTCATCCCAACACCGAAATCACTTGTTTAAATGTCAGTCAGGAAACGGGAAAGATATTGAGCGAAGAAGATGTGTTCAACGTGAAAGATACAGCCAACATTTGCAAGCTCATCATGAACGAGCTGATTAAGGAAGTGAACAAACGGACCGGTATCGATACCATTACTTCGCTCGACGGGCTGCAATCCATGGGTATCTTGCTGGATACATACCTTTATATTCCCGCTAACTTTATCTTAGGGAAAGAAGGAGTCACCTTTTACTATAACCGGTATGAAATTGCCCCTTACTCTGCCGGAGATTTCCGGTTGACCGTAAATTACGATGACATTCAGTCTTATTTAAAACAATGA
- a CDS encoding DUF169 domain-containing protein, with amino-acid sequence MDTQTFISKYRQAFGETAELPLLFYYDNEPVADTDKINGCLFKGMDAARKGKGLSLNAETIGCGGGKLYTAFAPMPEHVPGFVSHKERYKASPEDVITCIERLDIRPAAKKYLNFIRIDRVESFEPMEGILFFATPDMLSGLATWAFFDNNADDAVSCIFGSGCSSVVAQAVKENRTGGRRTFIGLLDPSVRPYVESNVLSFVIPASRFKEMYQAMDRCCLFNTNAWSKVKERITNSI; translated from the coding sequence ATGGATACTCAGACATTCATCAGCAAATACCGCCAGGCTTTTGGTGAAACGGCGGAACTTCCGCTTCTGTTCTATTATGATAACGAGCCGGTGGCAGATACAGATAAGATAAACGGTTGTCTCTTTAAGGGAATGGATGCCGCGAGAAAAGGGAAAGGGCTTAGCCTGAATGCCGAGACCATCGGTTGTGGCGGTGGCAAGCTCTATACCGCCTTTGCGCCGATGCCTGAGCATGTGCCCGGCTTTGTGTCACATAAAGAACGCTACAAGGCTTCTCCGGAAGATGTGATAACGTGCATTGAACGGCTTGATATACGGCCGGCTGCTAAAAAGTATCTTAATTTCATCCGGATTGACCGCGTAGAGAGTTTTGAACCCATGGAAGGGATTTTGTTTTTTGCTACTCCCGACATGCTGTCAGGACTGGCAACTTGGGCATTCTTCGACAATAACGCCGATGATGCTGTCTCCTGCATTTTCGGCTCAGGCTGTTCATCAGTTGTAGCCCAAGCCGTAAAAGAAAACAGAACAGGCGGCCGTCGTACGTTTATAGGTCTGCTCGACCCTTCCGTGCGCCCTTATGTAGAAAGCAATGTGCTGAGTTTTGTGATTCCGGCAAGCCGTTTTAAAGAAATGTATCAGGCAATGGACCGTTGTTGCCTCTTCAATACAAATGCATGGAGTAAGGTAAAAGAACGGATAACCAACAGCATCTGA
- a CDS encoding MBL fold metallo-hydrolase, producing the protein MIIKRFEFNMFPVNCYVLSDETGEAVVIDAGCYYPEEQQKLKQYINGNHLRIKHLLNTHLHLDHVFGNPFMLREFNLRAEANRKDEFLLDRLPAQCHAFGFPPNEPPVPLGGYVSDGDIIRFGNTELKAIHVPGHSPGSIVYYDAAHSCAFSGDVLFRGSIGRADLEGGDFGELMDGIVSKLFTLPDETVVYPGHGDSTTIGKEKIDNPYFK; encoded by the coding sequence ATGATAATCAAACGTTTTGAATTCAATATGTTTCCCGTTAACTGTTATGTCCTTTCCGACGAAACGGGAGAAGCCGTTGTGATTGATGCGGGATGCTATTATCCCGAAGAGCAGCAGAAGCTGAAACAATACATCAACGGAAATCATCTTAGGATAAAGCACCTGCTCAATACCCACCTGCATTTAGATCATGTTTTCGGAAATCCGTTTATGCTTAGGGAATTCAATCTTCGGGCAGAAGCCAACCGGAAAGATGAATTCTTATTGGACAGATTGCCTGCCCAATGCCATGCGTTCGGCTTCCCGCCCAATGAGCCTCCGGTTCCCTTGGGCGGATATGTTTCGGACGGAGACATCATCCGCTTCGGCAATACAGAATTGAAAGCCATCCATGTGCCCGGACATTCGCCCGGAAGCATCGTGTATTACGATGCGGCACACTCATGCGCATTTAGCGGAGACGTATTGTTCCGGGGAAGCATCGGACGTGCAGATTTGGAAGGAGGTGACTTCGGAGAACTGATGGATGGCATCGTAAGCAAACTTTTTACTCTTCCCGACGAAACCGTGGTTTACCCCGGACATGGGGATTCCACTACCATCGGAAAAGAAAAGATAGACAATCCTTATTTTAAATGA
- a CDS encoding TolC family protein, producing MTFTWTLFDGRQKRWKERQAELQQQSIRIYRDHAEYQRSMRLRQCLSELEKYDRREKALTEQLAGYERVLSDYAREVEAGQVSVLDYLTVLRNKIQTERDALLMRTNRQLVIAAYNYWNH from the coding sequence CTGACATTTACGTGGACACTCTTCGACGGCAGGCAAAAGCGCTGGAAAGAGCGTCAGGCGGAACTGCAGCAGCAAAGCATACGCATCTACCGGGACCATGCCGAATACCAACGCAGCATGAGGCTTCGCCAATGCCTGTCGGAGTTGGAGAAATATGACCGGAGGGAAAAGGCTCTGACGGAGCAACTCGCCGGATACGAGCGTGTCCTGTCCGATTACGCGCGGGAGGTGGAGGCCGGGCAGGTGTCCGTGTTGGATTACCTGACCGTGCTCCGCAACAAGATACAGACGGAACGGGATGCCCTGCTGATGCGCACGAACCGGCAGCTTGTCATTGCCGCCTACAATTACTGGAACCACTAA